A region from the Vicia villosa cultivar HV-30 ecotype Madison, WI linkage group LG3, Vvil1.0, whole genome shotgun sequence genome encodes:
- the LOC131658084 gene encoding vicilin-like seed storage protein At2g18540 encodes MFFSWSDIHFHFHCFCPYSNPNPRGEKRKREGDSKEKQRIESKKEEEEKQKREVKKTTNKVERNNKKEDPKKSEEEKQRKETNSRNKEDRINKKEDLKKKETNNRNKEEKNKKEDPKKREEEKQRKEAKNRNKEERSNKKEDAIPRKREEEKQRRDNKKGEK; translated from the coding sequence atgttCTTCAGTTGGAGTGATATACACTTTCATTTTCATTGTTTCTGTCCTTACTCTAATCCAAACCCAAGAGGggagaaaaggaaaagagaagggGATTCCAAAGAGAAACAAAGAATAGAGAGTaagaaagaggaagaagagaaacaaaaaagagaagtGAAGAAGACTACAAACAAGGTAGAGAGAAACAACAAGAAGGAAGATCCAAAGAAGAGTgaagaagaaaaacaaagaaaagaaacaaatagTAGAAACAAAGAAGATAGGATTAACAAGAAGGAAGATCTCAAGAAAAAAGAAACTAATAATAGAAACAAAGAAGAGAAGAACAAGAAGGAAGATCcaaagaaaagagaagaagagaaacaaaGAAAAGAAGCAAAGAATAGAAACAAAGAAGAGAGGAGCAACAAGAAGGAAGATGCCATTCCCaggaagagagaagaagagaaacaaaGGAGAGACAATAAAAAGGGAGAAAAATGA